One Dunckerocampus dactyliophorus isolate RoL2022-P2 chromosome 18, RoL_Ddac_1.1, whole genome shotgun sequence genomic region harbors:
- the LOC129171043 gene encoding retinoic acid receptor alpha-B-like — MYESVDMVGMSPSPRSPSSGSFLGMDYYHRAPGFEPEKGLLPGVGGLQRSFGGSLLTGRHWSGSCHSIETESTSSGEDLLLTSPPSPPPPPRIYKPCFVCQDKSSGYHYGVSACEGCKGFFRRSIQKNMVYTCHRDKVCVINKVTRNRCQSCRLQKCLDVGMSKELVRNDRTKKKKEEKRQVEVEVYVLSADTEQMIERVRRAHQDTFPSLGQLGKYTTNNSAEHRVPLDVNLWDKFSELSTKCIIKTVEFAKQLPGFTTLTIADQITLLKAACLDILILRICTRYTPDQDTMTFSDGLTLNRTQMHNAGFGPLTDLVFSFANQLLPLEMDDAETGLLSAICLLCGDRQDLEESDKVDVLQEPMLEALKNYVRRRRPDKPCMFPKILMKITDLRSISVKGAERVITLKMEIPGSMPPLIQEMLENSEGLEGQGAGGGKGRDRVGGEQEETELQNSLHLYPMSVPSPSRSPPSTT, encoded by the exons ATGTACGAAAGCGTGGACATGGTGGGTATGAGCCCCAGCCCCCGCAGCCCAAGCAGCGGCTCCTTTCTGGGCATGGACTACTACCACAGAGCCCCGGGATTCGAGCCGGAGAAAGGACTTCTACCCGGGGTTGGGGGGCTTCAGAGGTCGTTCGGAGGATCCCTGCTGACCGGCAGGCACTGGAGCGGATCTTGTCACT CAATAGAAACAGAAAGCACGAGTTCTGGAGAAGACTTGCTGCTCACAAGCCCCCCATCCCCACCACCTCCTCCACGCATTTACAAGCCCTGCTTTGTATGTCAGGATAAATCTTCTGGATACCATTATGGAGTCAGCGCCTGTGAGGGCTGCAAG GGGTTCTTTCGGAGGAGCATCCAGAAAAACATGGTATACACTTGTCACCGAGACAAAGTTTGTGTGATAAACAAAGTGACAAGGAACCGCTGTCAGTCCTGTCGACTCCAGAAATGTCTGGACGTTGGCATGTCCAAGGAAT TGGTTCGAAATGATCGtacgaagaaaaaaaaggaggagaAAAGGCAGGTGGAGGTGGAAGTCTACGTCTTGTCAGCAGACACGGAGCAGATGATTGAGCGAGTTCGCCGTGCACATCAAGACACTTTTCCCTCCCTCGGTCAGCTGGGAAAGTACACAACG AATAACAGCGCCGAGCATCGTGTCCCTCTGGATGTCAACCTTTGGGACAAGTTTAGTGAACTGTCCACCAAATGCATCATTAAGACAGTGGAGTTTGCCAAGCAGCTGCCGGGCTTCACTACGTTAACCATTGCTGATCAGATCACTCTGCTCAAAGCTGCCTGCCTGGACATTCTG ATTCTGAGGATCTGCACACGCTACACCCCAGACCAGGACACCATGACCTTCTCAGATGGTTTGACTCTCAACCGCACTCAGATGCACAACGCCGGTTTTGGGCCGCTCACGGACCTGGTGTTCTCGTTTGCCAACCAGTTGCTCCCACTAGAGATGGATGATGCAGAAACAGGATTACTTAGTGCCATCTGCCTGCTCTGTGGAG ATCGTCAAGATTTGGAGGAGTCGGACAAAGTGGATGTTCTTCAGGAGCCAATGCTGGAAGCCTTGAAG AACTATGTCCGGCGGAGGAGGCCTGACAAACCCTGTATGTTCCCTAAGATCTTGATGAAGATCACGGACCTCAGGAGCATCAGTGTGAAGG GCGCAGAGCGGGTGATCACACTGAAAATGGAGATTCCTGGTTCCATGCCTCCACTCATCCAGGAGATGCTGGAGAACTCTGAGGGACTAGAGGGGCAGGGTGCTGGAGGAGGAAAAGGGAGAGACAGAGTCGGAGGAGAACAGGAAGAAACGGAGCTGCAAAATTCTCTTCATCTGTACCCAATGTCAGTTCCGTCTCCCAGCCGGAGTCCCCCATCCACCACCTGA